From Calothrix sp. PCC 6303, a single genomic window includes:
- a CDS encoding lipopolysaccharide biosynthesis protein, producing MLMQQLKKISSEKFIRNIGWLGLAELIQRVFRLATTVTLAHLFTPRDYGMVSAIYTVFEFANTFSLKAGIGAKIIQAAEADLEDICNTAYWLNWILCSSLFIIQCLCAYPIAMFYRNEQLIFPIITLGLIYLIFPFFLVRSALIERENRLEVIAFGNAAQAILSNIIIVALAIKGMGVWAVVLSMVLTYPVWIIVTHTGKIQQSWQPSKVPNLQKWREITKFGSKSLGVELLIKLRMNLDYLLIARFLGSEALGVYFFAFNAGLGISQSILYGLSSAWYPHFCQARSDLKLLKKRFFGSFKAILLVVLPLVILQTNLAPFYVPIIFGQKWVTAIPILVLICCCAIPIALSNATTQLLQAVDKINIDILWNLIFTVFFAISLFLVVPNGIYWVAATVLLIQLFASPIFTIWVTRFIFRER from the coding sequence ATGCTAATGCAGCAACTAAAAAAGATTTCATCCGAAAAATTTATTCGTAATATCGGTTGGTTGGGATTAGCAGAACTAATTCAGCGTGTTTTCCGTTTAGCAACAACAGTGACTCTTGCTCATCTTTTTACCCCACGAGATTATGGAATGGTATCGGCAATTTATACTGTCTTTGAATTTGCTAATACTTTTAGTCTTAAAGCTGGTATTGGAGCAAAAATTATTCAAGCTGCCGAAGCAGATTTAGAAGATATTTGTAATACTGCTTACTGGCTAAATTGGATTCTATGTAGTTCTTTATTTATTATTCAATGTCTTTGTGCTTATCCGATAGCTATGTTTTATCGAAATGAGCAGCTTATTTTTCCAATCATTACCCTAGGTTTAATTTATTTAATTTTTCCATTTTTCTTAGTTAGATCCGCACTAATTGAAAGGGAAAATAGATTAGAAGTTATCGCATTTGGCAATGCCGCACAAGCAATACTTAGTAATATTATTATAGTGGCTTTGGCAATTAAAGGAATGGGAGTTTGGGCTGTAGTTTTATCTATGGTACTTACATACCCAGTATGGATCATAGTTACCCATACCGGAAAGATTCAACAATCTTGGCAACCAAGTAAAGTCCCAAATTTACAAAAATGGCGAGAAATAACTAAATTTGGCAGTAAAAGTTTAGGTGTTGAGTTATTAATCAAGTTGAGGATGAATCTAGACTACTTACTGATTGCCAGATTTCTGGGTTCTGAAGCACTGGGAGTATACTTTTTTGCTTTCAATGCCGGATTAGGAATTAGTCAAAGTATACTGTATGGACTGAGTTCTGCATGGTATCCTCACTTTTGCCAAGCAAGAAGTGATCTCAAGCTGTTAAAGAAACGCTTTTTTGGTAGCTTTAAAGCTATTTTACTTGTTGTTCTTCCATTAGTGATTCTTCAAACTAATTTAGCTCCTTTTTATGTACCAATTATTTTTGGACAGAAATGGGTGACAGCAATTCCAATTTTAGTCTTAATCTGCTGCTGTGCTATTCCCATCGCTTTATCGAATGCGACAACTCAACTGCTTCAAGCTGTAGATAAAATTAATATAGATATACTTTGGAATCTAATATTTACAGTGTTTTTTGCAATTAGCTTATTTCTAGTGGTTCCAAATGGTATTTATTGGGTTGCTGCAACTGTTCTTTTAATTCAATTATTCGCTAGTCCTATTTTTACGATTTGGGTAACTAGATTTATTTTTCGTGAAAGATAA
- a CDS encoding glycosyltransferase family 2 protein produces the protein MNQPKVSVVVPAYNAMKYLPETLDSILQQTFSDFEVLIINDGSSDHIVEWFQEIQDSRVKLISQQNMGLSSARNTGIRYSQGEYIAFLDSDDTWEKTKLEKQVNYLEKNPSVDLIHTWMELMDEVGISTGRILKSSAEGNIWEKLIQRNVIACLTVMVRRHCFEVVGGFDETLRSLEDWDMWIRIAKNYKFAVIPEALAYYRQIPTSMSKNFQVMADSFNIVIEKTFDTVPIDLLYLKQYSYGYGNICLAWKALQSESQDLEQAVLFQSKALEYNSKLRFSKENIRLNIAILIRKFLGINNYGKFLEFAYFVRRYFSRATYKLLRS, from the coding sequence ATGAATCAACCAAAAGTTTCTGTCGTGGTTCCCGCTTATAACGCGATGAAATATTTACCTGAAACATTGGATAGTATTTTGCAGCAAACATTTTCTGATTTTGAAGTCTTAATTATCAATGATGGTAGTTCAGATCATATTGTAGAATGGTTTCAAGAAATTCAAGATTCAAGGGTCAAACTAATTTCCCAACAAAATATGGGATTGTCCTCTGCGAGGAACACAGGAATTCGATACTCCCAAGGAGAATACATTGCTTTTTTAGATAGTGATGATACTTGGGAAAAAACAAAATTAGAAAAACAAGTTAACTATTTGGAAAAAAATCCATCAGTCGATTTAATCCATACTTGGATGGAATTAATGGATGAAGTTGGTATATCTACAGGAAGAATTCTTAAATCATCTGCTGAAGGAAATATCTGGGAAAAATTAATTCAAAGAAATGTGATTGCTTGTCTTACGGTTATGGTTCGTCGTCACTGTTTTGAGGTTGTAGGTGGATTTGATGAAACATTACGTTCTTTAGAAGATTGGGATATGTGGATTAGAATTGCCAAAAATTACAAATTTGCAGTGATCCCAGAAGCATTAGCTTATTACCGACAAATCCCTACAAGTATGTCAAAGAATTTTCAAGTCATGGCAGATTCATTTAATATAGTTATTGAAAAAACTTTCGATACAGTACCGATAGATCTACTTTACCTAAAACAATACAGTTATGGTTATGGAAATATTTGTTTAGCTTGGAAAGCTTTACAAAGTGAATCACAAGATTTAGAACAAGCAGTTTTATTTCAGTCTAAAGCGTTGGAATATAATTCAAAATTACGTTTTTCTAAGGAAAATATTCGCTTGAATATCGCAATATTGATTAGGAAGTTTTTAGGAATAAATAACTATGGTAAATTTTTGGAATTTGCTTATTTTGTTCGCAGATATTTCTCTCGTGCTACATATAAGTTGCTACGCAGCTAA
- a CDS encoding serine O-acetyltransferase, with product MYSFIQDIFQDWQVNQTTSLKCRLILMMFRLTQALNKLPFPFRLISFISRGFYQVFVEYLLGVEIPFDTEIGSNLQLHHAHSLVVNHQTTIGNNCILRHCTTIGNKKTADGSSSGSPKIGNYVEIGSNVVILGDITIGDHAVIGAGSVVIKDVASGTVVAGNPAKVIQKKEIYLGK from the coding sequence ATGTACAGTTTCATCCAAGATATTTTTCAAGACTGGCAGGTAAATCAAACTACGAGTTTAAAATGTCGTTTGATTTTAATGATGTTTAGACTCACACAAGCTCTAAACAAACTACCATTTCCATTTCGTTTAATCTCTTTCATTTCTCGTGGTTTCTACCAGGTTTTTGTGGAATATTTATTAGGGGTTGAAATTCCCTTTGATACCGAAATTGGTAGCAATCTCCAACTTCATCACGCTCATTCTCTAGTAGTTAACCACCAAACAACTATTGGAAATAACTGTATTTTAAGACATTGCACCACAATTGGAAATAAGAAAACAGCAGATGGTTCATCTAGTGGTTCTCCTAAAATTGGAAATTATGTGGAAATTGGCTCCAATGTGGTGATTTTAGGAGACATAACAATCGGTGATCATGCTGTAATTGGTGCTGGATCTGTAGTTATTAAAGATGTGGCTTCGGGAACAGTAGTTGCAGGTAATCCAGCTAAAGTTATTCAAAAAAAGGAAATTTATTTAGGTAAATAA
- a CDS encoding O-antigen ligase family protein, with protein sequence MRIPALATSLGCVIFGITSGFVVSAYPLALVGVPAFVGFFSYFEQAVLILLVLRSSLDTFSYLSIPAIYAIGVDILTLLYLVVTVFQGRKIKCDRFWWFFAIWVMFQGLWVILLPLGGLGLDGSAVPDAIREWTRLFSWLMVYLLVMQLKDRVHPHKIISFLLLALVIPLLAGVLQMILPPAILAPIFDPTGTSGGDFSSRIKGTLGHPNTFATFLLLFISLVYWQFTKSRIRWLWLTLLGVLMLFYISTKAIFSLVLLIVFAIVLISPKLNITNILSCIILITLVLGLFSSTPYGQERLSSILQTPLINPDLPIDRAILLSETDSNSFNWRLAQWTYLLKKSHDFPLLGYGLGNSIQVSNNKLLPHNDYIRALIEGGIIGLVSYLVLFIAQIRHLFILFKNSLNPLHKNFCLCLLAIILAIPVGMITENIWSHTTLFFYWWTLFAIAGWDWNKYNPSN encoded by the coding sequence ATGAGAATTCCAGCATTAGCAACGAGCTTAGGGTGTGTAATTTTTGGCATCACTAGCGGATTTGTAGTTTCTGCTTATCCTTTAGCTTTAGTTGGAGTTCCTGCTTTTGTTGGCTTTTTCAGTTACTTTGAACAAGCTGTACTGATATTATTGGTTTTACGTAGTTCCCTAGATACTTTTTCTTATCTCAGTATCCCTGCTATCTACGCTATCGGTGTAGATATTCTCACCCTATTGTACTTAGTTGTGACGGTATTTCAAGGGCGGAAGATAAAGTGCGATCGCTTCTGGTGGTTTTTTGCTATTTGGGTAATGTTTCAAGGTTTGTGGGTAATACTTCTTCCACTTGGTGGACTAGGTTTAGATGGTTCTGCGGTACCAGATGCAATCAGAGAATGGACACGACTATTCTCTTGGTTGATGGTTTATCTACTGGTTATGCAACTGAAAGATCGAGTCCATCCCCACAAAATCATTTCTTTCCTCTTACTAGCACTAGTCATTCCTTTGTTAGCAGGAGTATTACAAATGATTTTACCACCTGCTATACTCGCTCCTATTTTTGACCCAACAGGAACCAGTGGGGGTGATTTCAGTTCTCGAATTAAAGGTACATTAGGACACCCCAACACATTTGCGACTTTTCTCTTATTATTCATTAGCCTTGTATATTGGCAATTTACAAAGTCAAGAATTCGTTGGTTATGGCTAACTTTATTGGGGGTATTAATGTTGTTCTACATTAGTACTAAAGCCATTTTTAGTCTCGTTCTCTTGATTGTATTTGCTATCGTTTTAATTAGTCCCAAACTTAATATCACTAACATCCTTAGCTGCATTATCCTCATCACATTAGTGCTGGGTTTGTTTAGTAGCACACCTTATGGACAAGAACGTTTAAGCTCAATTTTACAAACACCACTAATCAACCCAGATCTTCCCATAGACAGAGCAATATTACTATCCGAAACAGATAGTAATAGCTTTAACTGGCGACTTGCCCAATGGACTTACTTATTAAAAAAATCTCATGACTTTCCCCTACTTGGCTATGGTTTAGGTAATAGTATTCAAGTAAGTAACAATAAACTATTACCTCACAATGATTATATCCGAGCCTTAATTGAAGGGGGAATTATTGGTTTGGTTAGCTATCTAGTTTTGTTTATCGCTCAAATTAGACATCTGTTCATACTATTTAAAAACTCTCTCAATCCATTACACAAAAATTTCTGCCTATGTTTGCTAGCAATTATTTTAGCCATCCCTGTAGGAATGATCACAGAAAATATTTGGAGTCACACAACCCTATTTTTCTACTGGTGGACGTTGTTTGCAATTGCTGGGTGGGATTGGAATAAATATAATCCAAGTAATTAA
- a CDS encoding GumC family protein produces the protein MTKNILTLSSAFRKNYKLALLTFVSVISGTQIYLLTTPKTYESSTQLMLDEKRVSVSELGRDLAQVSGNISNTTSPLANQAELVKSEPILDTAISKVNSTKIKTEELKEDLKVTILPGTSILKITYHSDSPTMAVKVLDAVGETMVEQSVQNIRKEAAGVRKFLEIEVPKAQKQVEMAEIAENRYRQSSGVISLPEQTQSLVTSLAAIEEQERVISTQLASVTSESNSLKQITKIPNVGGGYASVRTGQDEELKQLRTKLVDLEGKVAAMRLRFTDDYPALKQLIGELKIARGLYQQQTSRVLPSSAVPDNIAGDSISQNLTTQLISTEVQRQSLESKLKLLQTQRQDLKFRLARLPIQQQPLTNLVRRREQEAESLKILQTKLEEARIAESQLVGNVQIIESPKKPTFPSSPKPIIVIALGLIAAGLSSLGVVLLLRAREVNESDAENYVANNIANDITNNVETTVETDKIPVGKVKSHHRGGR, from the coding sequence ATGACTAAAAATATCCTTACCTTGTCATCCGCTTTCCGCAAAAACTATAAGCTGGCATTACTCACGTTTGTATCAGTCATTAGTGGTACACAAATTTACTTACTAACTACTCCAAAAACATATGAGTCATCTACACAACTGATGTTGGATGAAAAACGCGTCAGTGTTTCCGAATTAGGGCGTGATTTGGCGCAAGTATCTGGGAATATATCAAATACTACTAGCCCCTTGGCAAATCAAGCCGAGTTAGTTAAATCTGAACCAATTCTCGATACTGCCATTAGTAAAGTCAATTCCACTAAGATTAAAACCGAGGAACTCAAAGAAGACTTAAAGGTGACGATTCTTCCAGGAACCAGCATTCTGAAAATAACTTACCACTCTGATAGCCCAACTATGGCGGTGAAAGTTCTGGATGCTGTTGGTGAGACGATGGTAGAACAAAGCGTCCAAAATATCCGTAAAGAAGCTGCCGGTGTGAGAAAGTTTTTGGAAATAGAAGTGCCAAAAGCGCAAAAACAAGTAGAAATGGCGGAAATTGCAGAGAATCGTTATCGGCAATCCAGCGGTGTTATTTCACTTCCCGAACAAACTCAAAGCTTGGTGACAAGTTTGGCAGCGATTGAAGAACAAGAAAGAGTTATTTCTACTCAACTTGCATCTGTTACGTCTGAGTCGAACTCCCTCAAACAAATTACTAAAATTCCTAATGTTGGTGGCGGGTATGCATCAGTTCGTACCGGGCAAGATGAGGAACTCAAACAACTCCGCACTAAATTGGTGGATTTAGAAGGCAAAGTTGCCGCAATGCGTTTGCGTTTCACCGACGATTATCCTGCTTTAAAGCAGCTAATTGGGGAACTTAAGATTGCTCGTGGACTTTATCAACAGCAGACATCTCGCGTATTACCAAGTAGTGCTGTCCCGGATAATATTGCTGGAGATAGCATTAGCCAAAACTTAACTACTCAATTAATTAGCACTGAAGTTCAGCGTCAATCTTTAGAAAGTAAATTGAAGTTGTTACAAACCCAACGTCAGGATCTAAAGTTCCGTTTAGCACGATTACCGATACAGCAACAGCCTTTAACTAACTTGGTTCGCAGACGGGAACAGGAAGCTGAATCGCTAAAAATATTACAAACTAAGTTAGAAGAAGCACGGATTGCAGAATCTCAATTGGTGGGGAATGTGCAAATCATTGAATCTCCTAAGAAGCCTACTTTTCCAAGTTCTCCAAAGCCAATAATCGTCATAGCATTGGGTTTGATTGCTGCTGGTTTGTCATCTTTAGGTGTAGTTTTATTGCTACGTGCTAGAGAAGTAAACGAAAGTGATGCAGAAAACTATGTTGCAAATAATATTGCAAATGACATTACAAATAATGTTGAAACTACTGTTGAAACAGATAAAATCCCTGTAGGGAAAGTAAAATCACATCACCGAGGTGGAAGATGA
- a CDS encoding glycosyltransferase family 4 protein: MKIAVIGVKGLPPKQGGIEHYCAEVYPRMVAEGHEVDLFARCSYTNESLFTNSDYQGVRVISLPSLPMRGIDAFVTSALAATLSSGKRYDIIHFHALGPSLFSSITKMASSAKIVATCQGLDWQRDKWGRFSSRVIYEGEKAAVKYADGIVVVSEALQSYFLSTYGKKTIYIPNAPGSYGESDPDFNYGKKLGLTPGKYMVFLGRLVPEKRPDLLINAFIKLKLSGWKLVLVGGVSDTKSYTSELLNQVAKHPEITFAGELWGAKKAEIIRNAGLFVLPSDLEGLPLAMLEAMQEGIPVVASDIDPHQQLLDENRGVMFAAGNLTSCADALNWAIRHPEELKVMANKAQKHIELYYNWQTITLKNLQLYKNLLNTSQSNTQAPYSREISAPKSKT, encoded by the coding sequence ATGAAAATAGCTGTAATTGGTGTCAAAGGTCTACCACCAAAGCAAGGTGGAATTGAACATTATTGTGCTGAGGTATATCCTCGGATGGTGGCAGAAGGTCATGAGGTTGATTTGTTTGCGCGCTGTTCTTATACAAATGAGAGTTTATTTACAAATAGCGATTATCAAGGTGTGAGAGTGATTTCTCTACCAAGTTTACCAATGCGAGGTATAGATGCCTTCGTGACTAGTGCCTTAGCTGCAACCCTATCCAGTGGGAAACGCTACGATATCATCCATTTTCATGCTTTGGGACCATCCTTATTCAGTTCCATAACCAAAATGGCTAGTTCTGCAAAAATAGTCGCCACCTGCCAAGGATTGGATTGGCAGCGGGATAAGTGGGGTCGCTTTTCTAGCCGAGTTATCTATGAAGGAGAAAAAGCCGCAGTTAAATATGCCGATGGGATAGTTGTAGTCTCCGAAGCACTCCAGTCTTACTTTTTATCTACCTATGGGAAGAAGACAATCTATATTCCTAATGCGCCAGGAAGTTATGGGGAATCTGATCCGGATTTTAACTATGGAAAAAAGTTAGGACTCACGCCAGGAAAGTATATGGTGTTTTTGGGTCGCTTAGTTCCTGAAAAACGTCCTGACTTACTGATTAATGCTTTTATTAAACTCAAGCTATCAGGATGGAAATTGGTTTTAGTTGGCGGTGTTAGCGACACTAAATCATATACTTCTGAACTTTTAAACCAGGTTGCCAAGCATCCGGAAATCACCTTTGCCGGAGAACTTTGGGGAGCTAAGAAAGCCGAAATTATTCGGAATGCAGGCTTATTTGTTTTACCTTCAGATTTAGAAGGATTGCCTTTAGCAATGTTAGAAGCAATGCAAGAGGGTATTCCTGTAGTCGCTAGTGATATTGATCCTCACCAACAATTGCTTGATGAAAACAGGGGAGTCATGTTTGCAGCTGGAAACTTAACATCCTGTGCTGATGCTCTCAATTGGGCAATTCGTCACCCCGAAGAGTTGAAAGTGATGGCGAATAAGGCTCAGAAACATATCGAACTCTATTACAACTGGCAGACAATTACTTTAAAAAATCTCCAACTGTACAAAAATCTGTTGAATACTTCCCAAAGTAACACCCAAGCCCCATATTCACGGGAAATTTCAGCCCCAAAATCAAAAACCTAG
- a CDS encoding glycosyltransferase family 4 protein, whose translation MQKPVLTIFYQFNPWHSTIGGIQTLIRNFIKYAPDEFEVRLVGTGVDDVPLKWQKAELSGREINFLPLINLQNDNIRGLIPTTVKYTAALMKCNFASDFMHFHRLEPTFASRSWQGEKTLFVHNDIQTQVLGKSDGDKHSLPSGKPYRGAEHRATIGWRRFPSAYFAMEKHLLPQFQQILSCNSDAVKFYQQRYPDLTERIGYVRNTFDDGVFYTLSREERNAQRCELAKQLKLPETTRFILFAGRLHPQKDPLLLVRSFAALNEPDIHLLIVGDGELATDIKTEISRLGQTQQITMLGSLPMGEVAKLHRLSDACVLTSKYEGLPLVVLEALASGTPVVTTNCGETPKFLTTENGIVCSQNTPETIASALTEILKYPEKYPATACVQTASSYAASRVVIDIYGQMFERWKLRHHLSTEVSR comes from the coding sequence ATACAAAAACCTGTGCTAACGATTTTTTACCAGTTCAATCCATGGCACAGTACAATTGGGGGCATTCAAACCTTAATCAGGAACTTTATTAAGTATGCTCCTGATGAATTTGAAGTCAGATTAGTGGGAACAGGTGTTGATGATGTCCCTTTAAAATGGCAAAAAGCGGAGTTGTCAGGTAGGGAGATTAATTTCTTACCACTAATAAATCTCCAAAATGACAACATTCGGGGTTTGATTCCCACCACAGTGAAATATACTGCTGCATTGATGAAGTGCAACTTTGCCTCAGATTTCATGCATTTTCACCGGTTAGAACCCACCTTCGCAAGTCGGAGTTGGCAAGGAGAGAAAACTTTGTTTGTTCATAACGACATTCAAACCCAAGTTTTGGGCAAAAGCGATGGTGATAAGCACTCCCTACCCTCTGGGAAACCCTACAGGGGAGCGGAGCATCGCGCTACAATTGGATGGCGGAGATTTCCGTCGGCATACTTTGCCATGGAGAAACATTTACTACCCCAATTTCAGCAAATTCTCTCCTGCAACAGTGACGCGGTAAAGTTTTACCAGCAGCGCTACCCAGATTTGACGGAACGGATTGGCTATGTTAGAAATACGTTTGATGATGGTGTATTTTATACATTGTCTAGGGAAGAAAGGAATGCTCAAAGATGTGAACTAGCAAAGCAACTTAAACTTCCCGAAACCACCCGTTTTATCCTCTTTGCAGGAAGATTACATCCTCAAAAAGATCCTTTGCTATTAGTGCGGAGTTTTGCGGCACTCAATGAACCTGATATTCACCTATTAATTGTCGGTGACGGGGAATTGGCAACAGATATCAAAACGGAAATTTCTCGGCTAGGTCAAACTCAGCAGATCACAATGCTAGGCTCTTTACCAATGGGGGAAGTAGCAAAATTACATCGTCTGAGTGATGCCTGTGTTCTGACCAGTAAATATGAAGGTCTTCCCTTGGTGGTTCTGGAAGCATTAGCAAGCGGAACACCTGTAGTCACAACGAATTGTGGTGAAACACCCAAGTTTTTAACCACAGAAAACGGAATTGTATGTTCCCAAAATACACCGGAAACTATTGCCTCGGCATTGACAGAAATCTTGAAATATCCAGAAAAATATCCAGCGACTGCTTGTGTCCAAACTGCTAGTTCCTACGCAGCAAGTCGAGTAGTAATAGATATCTATGGACAGATGTTTGAACGTTGGAAATTAAGACATCATTTATCGACTGAAGTCTCAAGATGA
- a CDS encoding pentapeptide repeat-containing protein: protein MSVNSTDALKNRLMMVSAIVAISPALFFLAFSRNENLTARERIESTKGALGISATFFLGMAVMVNAYYRAKQVEAANQNANALAVNNQLTREKLISDRLMTATTQLGHNNVATRTGAIFILERVAQESPQEYWTVMEIITAFVRENAVNAEAKRLRTDIQAALTVISRRNSQKDKPHQKLDLRNTDIPRADLRGANLQQMDLRGANLCGADLRGADLCRTDLDNSQLVGSILYEANLHQANLRAANLSTANLNHAWICAANLQSANLTGASLRGANLSGANLYKTNLTGVNLKLANLTRAKLFLANLEGAKLGKANLCNTGLIGANLNGANLNGANLQGANLNAAKLQQSEAFFANFTTASLQEADLRGANFMGSNMQKSLLNAANLANANLMGTNLSGANLCDVIWDGANLTGVKNLDSDLQQLQVASR from the coding sequence ATGTCTGTAAATTCGACAGACGCTTTAAAAAATCGGTTGATGATGGTGAGCGCAATAGTTGCAATTTCACCAGCATTATTTTTTTTAGCATTTTCGCGCAACGAAAACTTAACGGCACGGGAGCGAATTGAATCCACAAAGGGTGCATTAGGTATAAGCGCGACATTCTTTTTGGGAATGGCTGTGATGGTGAATGCCTATTATCGGGCAAAGCAGGTAGAAGCTGCAAACCAAAACGCTAATGCATTAGCAGTCAATAACCAATTAACAAGGGAAAAACTGATCAGCGATCGCTTAATGACAGCAACCACCCAATTAGGTCACAATAACGTTGCAACCAGAACCGGAGCAATCTTTATCTTAGAACGGGTTGCACAGGAATCACCCCAGGAATATTGGACAGTGATGGAGATTATCACCGCTTTTGTGCGGGAAAATGCCGTCAATGCCGAAGCTAAAAGACTTCGCACCGATATTCAAGCAGCACTTACCGTTATTTCCCGTCGCAACTCCCAAAAAGACAAACCACACCAAAAACTAGATTTACGCAACACTGACATTCCCCGTGCAGACTTGCGTGGTGCTAATCTCCAACAAATGGACTTAAGGGGTGCTAATCTCTGCGGTGCAGATTTACGGGGGGCTGATCTTTGTCGCACCGACCTAGATAATAGTCAGTTAGTTGGTTCTATTCTTTACGAAGCTAATTTGCACCAAGCAAACCTGCGCGCTGCTAACTTAAGTACGGCTAATCTCAACCATGCTTGGATTTGTGCTGCAAACCTCCAATCTGCCAACCTAACTGGCGCCAGTTTGCGAGGTGCTAATTTATCTGGGGCAAACCTCTACAAAACCAACTTGACGGGGGTAAATCTCAAACTTGCCAATTTGACACGGGCAAAATTATTCCTTGCCAACCTCGAAGGTGCAAAGCTAGGAAAAGCAAATCTCTGCAACACAGGTTTAATTGGGGCAAACCTCAACGGGGCAAACCTCAACGGGGCAAATCTCCAGGGTGCTAACTTAAATGCAGCAAAACTCCAGCAATCAGAAGCATTTTTTGCTAACTTCACAACAGCCAGTTTACAGGAAGCTGATTTGAGAGGCGCAAATTTCATGGGTAGCAATATGCAAAAAAGTTTGTTGAATGCAGCTAATTTGGCTAATGCAAATTTGATGGGAACTAATTTATCAGGTGCAAATTTGTGTGATGTGATCTGGGATGGTGCCAATTTAACAGGTGTCAAAAATCTAGATTCTGATTTACAACAACTCCAAGTGGCAAGCAGATAA
- a CDS encoding acyltransferase, with protein MQFKRLKEVTLTTFFGNIPTLFFGVKLRNLIYKTLFRRIGRSVYIQNGVDFIACESIEIGNGVHIFKNARLDAKGNINNQIIIGDGVALEQGVNIGALNDTSIHIDNNTFIGNNVCIAGPGNLVIGKNCLIAANCGIFANNHIFSDPTIAIAAQGVTRVGITIEDDCWLGHAVTVLDGVTIGKGSVIGAGSVVTKNIPPYSVAIGVPAKVIKKRINSGKEVSNTQRNLFVV; from the coding sequence ATGCAATTTAAACGATTAAAAGAAGTAACCTTAACTACTTTTTTTGGTAATATTCCAACTCTTTTTTTTGGTGTAAAGTTACGAAATTTGATCTACAAGACTTTATTTAGACGAATAGGTAGGTCTGTATATATCCAAAATGGAGTCGATTTTATTGCCTGTGAATCGATTGAGATTGGCAATGGTGTCCACATTTTTAAAAATGCTCGTCTTGATGCAAAGGGAAATATCAATAATCAAATCATTATCGGGGATGGGGTTGCTCTGGAGCAAGGTGTAAACATTGGTGCTTTAAATGATACTTCTATCCACATAGATAACAATACATTCATTGGTAATAACGTTTGTATAGCTGGTCCTGGAAACCTGGTAATTGGCAAGAACTGCCTAATTGCAGCTAACTGTGGAATATTTGCCAATAACCATATATTTTCAGATCCAACAATTGCAATTGCTGCACAAGGGGTAACTCGTGTGGGAATTACCATTGAAGATGATTGCTGGTTAGGACATGCTGTCACTGTTCTAGATGGTGTCACTATCGGGAAAGGAAGTGTCATTGGTGCTGGTTCAGTTGTCACCAAAAATATTCCCCCTTACTCAGTTGCTATTGGAGTCCCAGCAAAAGTTATTAAAAAGCGCATAAATTCGGGAAAGGAAGTAAGTAATACTCAACGAAATTTGTTTGTTGTTTAA
- a CDS encoding acyltransferase: MFKLQRLITIVLTTLLASIPSKAIGSNLRTLLYPLVFRRIGKHVFIQDGIEFISPENIELGNHVRLHRGTYINANGNKNNQIYLADGVQFEQGVNITALNNTKILIDESTFLGPYVCIAGPGNIKIGKNCLIAANCGIFANNHIFSDLTVDIAAQDVTREGITIEDGCWLGHGVTILDGVTIGRGSVIGAGSVVTKNIPPYSVAVGVPAKVIKSRKGEKTLNITQEQIVT; the protein is encoded by the coding sequence ATGTTCAAGTTACAGCGCTTAATAACAATTGTTTTGACAACTTTACTAGCCTCTATACCTTCAAAAGCTATTGGTTCAAATTTAAGAACTTTACTATACCCTTTAGTTTTTCGTCGTATTGGAAAGCATGTATTTATCCAGGATGGAATTGAATTTATCAGTCCCGAAAATATAGAACTGGGTAATCATGTCAGATTACATCGAGGTACATATATTAATGCAAATGGAAATAAAAATAATCAAATCTACTTAGCAGATGGAGTGCAATTTGAACAAGGTGTGAATATTACAGCTTTAAACAACACTAAAATTCTGATTGATGAATCAACTTTTCTGGGTCCCTATGTTTGTATCGCAGGTCCTGGAAACATCAAAATTGGTAAGAATTGTTTAATAGCAGCTAACTGTGGAATATTTGCCAATAACCATATATTTTCAGATTTAACAGTAGATATTGCCGCACAAGACGTAACTCGTGAGGGAATTACTATTGAAGATGGTTGTTGGTTGGGACATGGTGTCACCATCCTTGATGGAGTAACTATTGGGAGAGGAAGCGTAATTGGTGCAGGTTCGGTTGTCACCAAAAATATCCCCCCTTATTCAGTTGCTGTGGGAGTCCCTGCAAAAGTTATTAAAAGTCGTAAAGGTGAAAAAACTCTCAACATCACACAAGAGCAAATCGTAACTTGA